One stretch of Macrotis lagotis isolate mMagLag1 chromosome 7, bilby.v1.9.chrom.fasta, whole genome shotgun sequence DNA includes these proteins:
- the CYREN gene encoding cell cycle regulator of non-homologous end joining → MANTQPESKKRDLPPWMTTQVTEKKSGPIWRPTKRRKATVQTDASSRLPDVRTVYFMNEAELVDVALGVLVECRKQEKRLEHTALLGIDKTQTTQLESPWASESSSDGEERVDEAPQTGPSNKQEHSTSGHKKSSEDEEDEDALKFVREIFFS, encoded by the exons ATGGCAAATACACAGCCTGAGAGTAAAAAGAGGGACCTTCCTCCATGGATGACCACCCAGGTGACTGAGAAGAAATCAGGGCCAATATGGAGGCCAACTAAAAGGAGAAAAGCCACAGTACAGACAGATGCATCTTCGAG ACTACCTGATGTACGAACTGTGTACTTCATGAATGAAGCTGAATTGGTGGATGTTGCTCTGGGTGTCCTGGTTGAG TGCCGTAAACAGGAAAAGCGTTTGGAGCACACAGCGCTGCTGGGAATTGATAAGACTCAAACCACACAGCTTGAGTCCCCCTGGGCTTCTGAGAGCAGTAGTGATGGAGAGGAGAGGGTGGATGAAGCCCCTCAGACAGGTCCCTCAAACAAGCAAGAGCATTCAACCTCGGGCCACAAGAAGAGCTCAGAAGATGAAGAGGATGAGGATGCGTTAAAATTTGTGAGGGAGATATTTTTCAGTTGA